Genomic window (Vitis riparia cultivar Riparia Gloire de Montpellier isolate 1030 chromosome 4, EGFV_Vit.rip_1.0, whole genome shotgun sequence):
AGAATAAGAAACCTGTCTTAGAATTACCCAATTCTAGATGTTGTTTCATTAGCTAATACATGTTGGGTGATTGTAGAAAGTTCAATCAAGAGGCAAGAGGGTGTCTTTAGAATTTGCTCTGATAAACTTTAGACCTCGATGACTCGAGATTCTTAGACTATCTAATGGTGAAGAAAATGCTTTGCTACTAATGGATGGACTTTGAATTGATTGTTgtttttcctatcaaaaaaaaattgaatgttgttTTATAAAAGTTACATACCCCTCTGAGATCGCTCATATGCTCAAACCAGGTTCTCTCCACATCAGGAATTTCTGTGTGATGCCTCTGTCTCATTATATGAGAAATGCATATGAAGTTCTTTTGTTTCAGAGgaacctttcttttcttttcttttcccattgTTTTAAAGAAATGCCCTCTATATTGCTGAGAGTCTCCTATTTTACAGGTGAAAGCATGGGCAAAACTTCTGAACACCTTCTGCACCAATGGGAAGCTCGAACTAGAGCTGTTGTACAAAGTTCAGATCCAATGCTATGAGGATGCCAAGCTGATGAAGTTGTTTCCTGAAATTGTGAGGTCTCTCTATGACCAAGATGTGCTTGCTGAAGACACCATTCTTGTCTGGTTCCGCAGGGGAACAAACTCTAAGGGCCGGCAAACTTACGTATGTTCATTACTTTGCCACTTGATACACAAGACACCTTTTTAATTATATCGAGAATTGCTTTCTGTTAACTGATGGGTTCTAATAATCATTTCCGTTTCTATTTGTGGTGCCAAGTTGAATAATAAGGGTGCAATCAATATCGGGGCCTGTTTGGTAATGGAAAtgaggtgtttttttttttttccctctcttttccttttcaaaaacaGGGATATGAAACTGAAAGCAGAAAATGCATTCTGGActgtgttttcaaaaatatttcaccAAAGCGGGTTATTCCtggaaaatgttaaaatattgtATATTCCTGTTTTAAAAATGCAAGTATTTTCACAAAACAGATCCCAAAAGTGAATATTTTCAACCTTTTCTATGGTGAGAATCAAAAAGTGTTTTGAAATCCATTTCGTTCCGATACTAAGCAAGCAAAATTTCATTTGGTTTAGCCAGTTATAGACACAAATATATTCTCCAGAATGGAGAATTATCTCAATTCGATAAATATCATGGGGACCCAAGGCCTCCAGTTAAACCAGagctttgataccatgcttgatttttcaattttcttaaatgCTTAAACTGTGAACAGAACTTATGATTACGGTGTTGGTTTTTGAATGCAACAGGCAAACTTTCGTGAAGGCACTGGAGCCCTTTGTGAATTGGCTGGAGGAGGCCGAGGAAGAAGAATAAGTGCAGCATGCTGCAATCTACCTCGCTTCTCTTTCTACTATCCATTACTGAGATACTAAAAATTTCCATATCATCTGGTGTGTGTTTGATGATATGATGacttatgatgatgatgatgttcaAACCTTAATGCTTTTAATATCTGCAATAATCGACTAAACTTTGTGTCTTAGCTGTGTGATCTTCTATATGCTTGAATGTTTGGGGGGAAAGAAACCCCAAAATTTCCAGTTAAGACTAACAAGATCGGTGGGTTCTACTTTCCTAATTGTCCAGCCTCAACCAGGTATGGAGAAGCAACCGGTTTCATCTTGTATTCTGGTTACATTTTCATGCATGGGAGTTTTCTTTTCTGGTAGTGGAACTtgcgtttggttgctgagaaaacagAAGTATGAAATGAGTTTTCTCATGATTTTGgttgaattttatgttttctagaAGCATTTTTGTAAATGATAAAGTTTGTTACagagtgtttttagaaaacataaaatttgcAAACATTTCTAACGTaaagaaaatacttttgatGAAACTTAAATAgcgtttttcaaaaattgaaaaaccagTGAAgtgattttctcaaaaatatttgtagagaaaatattttaaccaGAGAAGtttacatttttattcttaaaattctttcgaaaatttaaaaaatttgagaaagtgagaaaatttaatttttacttccTTATCAAGTTTTCATCATATTAATTACTCAAGGATTAAtggttctaaaaaaattatgatattggATAATGATGAAAActtgaaacaaaataattagGATCTCTCAAATGATAGAAGATCATTAAGCAAGATCTATCACAAATATGAAATGCATTTTCATAATTCAAAGTCTGACTTATTCATCTTTTAGATCTATTCAAGAATCCACACATGAAATCTAAATGAACCACAATGAATCTAAATATTCAAGAGAACTTTCACTATATATGAGAGATTGAGAAATCTTACAATAGGAACTGAGTTATACTCGAGATTGATGCACTTCTAGTGTTATCCTCTCCTAAAAGACAATCCTCCTCATGAAAAAGAGTTCTGCCATTAAATATGATGAGAATTGGTTCCATCCTTTGTTTGGTAAccaagaaaatgataaataaattctCCAAATTGTCAAAAAGCCTCACCTCATCTAAAAACATTTAGCATTATGTAGGAACAAAACCAAAATAGTTTTTCACACCCCAAAATTCGATTTATGGTAAAAATAGTGGGgtatagttttcaaaattacCCTTTTGTTTTCTAATCATCTGCATTGGATATGGTATATTCATTCTATGGTTACCAACGCGATCGTGAGGAAGTTAAGAGTTGCGTAGTTTGCCACAACGCCGGGTTTTGAGTAGAGAGAAGCGAGAGCTTCTCATCAATGGCGGCGTCCTTCCCTTCGCCCATCATCTGCAAAGCCACCACCAACAACAACCATCCCCACGCGCTCGATTCTTTCCACGTGCGACGTGCCGCTGAGATCGCCGACAAATCTGCCGGATTCACGTCGCCGCACCCCAACTTCGGCTGCGTGATCGCCACCGCCGGGAAAGTCGTCGGGGAGGGCTACCTCTACGCTCAAGGAACTAAGCCGGCGGAGGTCCAGGCGGTGGAGGCCGCCGGCGAGTTGTGCAGAGGCGCCACTGCTTATCTCAACATGGAGCCCGGCGATTGTCACGGTGACCGTACGGCGGTCTCTGCTCTTGTCAAGGTTTGGCCTCGAGtttctctctgtctctcttttctttttgaatgtgtttgtttgtttttttgattcCTTTCAATTCTTCATCGCATTGTGCAGTTCTAGCTATGAGTGAAGTATCTGATTTCTGTTTTagggaattgaaaaaaatgaaaacactaATGTTCttcaaaacagttttctattgaATGAAAACAGTTTTATAACTTAGAAAACAGGtttggaaaatgaaaacaatttttttgagaatGTGTTCGAAACAGATTTGTTTTTGGAATAATGTTGAAGTGTTTTCAGTAAAGAAAGCCTAGAAAATATAAGACAGTTTGGCAGTGGtgaaaatgttattttctcatgttctagaaatcatttatttttatcagaaacatCTCTGgtgtaattttcatttttctattaccatagtttttttaaaaaattcaaacactttaATAATTAAAGATGATTGAggcttgaaaatttttttttgataagtaaaggatatgcattaaaaaggcaaaacgccgcagagcatacaggaagtatacaaggcagctTAGGCCATTGAGGCTTGAAATTTATAGTCCATTGTTTTAACGAATTGCATAAATAGTTAAATGATTGATTTTGGTGTCAGCTCAGCATTGACATATGTCTGACATTAGGCAGGAATTACACGAGTTGTTGTTGGGATCAGGCATCCTTTGCAACATCTTCGCAGCCATGCTCTACGGGCAATGAGGAGTGAAGGACTGCAGGTGGATGTTCTTGGAGAGGATCTGAAAAGTAAAATTGTTGAGGTGGTGACaatttcttcattaaatttggtctATGATGCTATCATTCTCGACCTGTTTGTTTGATGTGCTTCATAGGTTTTCTTGAAGACTGTTTGGTTACATTTTATTACCTAACCGTGACAAAGTGGGCATTTCACTATCCCTAtctgtgatcatgaaattttgtGATTTGTCTGCTAGTTGCCTGTTTGTCTCTCCTTTTGCAATTATGGGGCCGTACTTGAGAGGGATGCTAGAACATGATATACATTATGGGTTAAATCCTAACAGCTCGAGCTGTGAGGAAAATTGGTTGCCAATGTCATTAACATTTGTGATTTGTCTCCCTCTTGTCTGCTCACTGTATGTCTTTTCATGTGTGAATATGGGACTACACGGAAGGAGGTACTAGAGTTGAGAGTATGATATACATTTTGGGCTCAAATCCTCACAGCTTAAGCTTTTATGAAGTTGGTACTTCAACATCCTTGactgtttattttttcatatggtTAGGTGTTTTGAAGTTCAAGAGTTTAGCAAAATTTTTGGCTGTACTAGATTAGAATTTAGAATTGGAAGAGTATGAATATGTATTACCTTCTTATATGTATGCTTCAGTACCTGTGACCAATCTTCTTAACATTAATAGCACTTGAGCCAGAAGCTATATTCTTGCCACAATGCCTTCTGCAGTACTGAATATTTGGTTCATAAATGTGGGCATGGTACTGCCTTTATTATTAATGGAAAACTCATTAGATGAATGCAAGCTTGTTCTAGATTTCAGTTGTTAGGGACTCTTTCTCACATTTATATACATAAGTGTGCATACATATAAATCATTAAGCATCACGTGTTAGAACTATTGAAAGATTTATAGCATCAggatattttaagaatatagTCTCAAAAAGTGCGCAACAATTAGGCCTTGTTTGGTAACTggtttttagaacaattttcttttctctagaacaaaaaaaaaaaggaaaacgcATTTGGCTATTAGAAAACTAGAGAATATAAACacttttctattcttaaaaacaaaaaatagtgtttttagagaacattttgtagttgttttcacttgtttttttgagagttgttttaaaaaataactatacaaatatgaaaaattattaaaaataaagcattacatgtaaaagttattttttaaaacatagaaaataagttaagagcattttagatttccaaacagaattttattctacaaaacatcataaaacaatttttaaaaattgttctcaaaaacagtttttagaatcgttttcaaaaacacttcccAATAAAGCCTTACTGTTAAGAGAGGGTGTTGTTTTTTATGTTCTCTCTTGTTTGATGTGCTTTTAGGTGCTATTTGTATACGTCCTATGTACTTTGGTGTGTCGTCTTTTGGtgcattttattatatttgtattatttgcttatcaaagaaaaaaaaaaacctgtatCATGAGTAACATTATGATTGTATGCTCATTTCAATGGGAAAAAAGTGTTTTGAGCTGTTTGTCTCTTAAACACTTACTACGAGATATATAAATTAAGCATCACATTTAGAACTATTGACAAGATATATAGTATgggaatattttaaaaataggttcTTGGAAGGTGCTCAAAAATTAATGTGTAATGAGCATTATACATTGTGTTTCTATGCTGATTTTGTTGGGAAAAGTGATCTGAGCTGTTTGCCTTCCAAGCACTCATTGCAAGTGATTTCAGTATTCAATGCTATATTTTGGCtgacatttcaaaattttattttaggaagCTTTAAAATCGTGCCTCATCGTCAATGCTCCTTTGATATATAGAGCTGCTTCTCGAGTTCCCTTTTCTGTTCTCAAGTATGCTATGACCCTTGATGGTGAGGGTtatgaatttaataaaaattttaccctcttctctctctctctctctctctctctctctctctctctcttaatttttaatttttttttatttcttccaatttctttctttttttttaatggtaatcTTAACCTCCAATTAATTATGGAGgacttcaaaatttgaaataaacaGTAGTTTATTCTCTGATGGTCTTCTTTGGTTCTAACAGGAAAAATTGCTGCTAGTAGTGGGCATGCGTCATGGATAAGCAGCAAAGAATCTAGGTATCGAGTATTTGAACTGCGGGGTAGAAGTGATGCCATAGTTGTGGGAGGAAACACTGTGCGCAAAGACAGTATGTATTCATTTTCTGTTGCTTTGAAGCTTATCCAGTGATGTAGTTATGAAGATGCTCAGGCTGCTGTTACAAgttcttccttttcttcattttcttttgaatatagATCCACGGCTAACTGCAAGACATGGAGGTGGACACGTGCCCATTCGGATTGTAATGTCACGGACACTTAATCTTCCTGAGGTAGCCAATCTTTGGGATGTATCAAGTGTACCTACTATAGTTGTAACACAAAGAGGTGCAAGGAAGAGTTTCCAGAAATTTCTTGCTTCAAAAGGTGTTGAAGTAGTTGAATTTGACATCCTAAACACTAGAGATGTTATGGAATATTTTTATGATCGTGGGTACCTTTCAATTTTGTGGGAATGCGGAGGAACATTGGCTGCATCTGCTATTTCATCTGGCATCATACACAAGGTGCTTGTTAGTTATGAATTTATATCAAATGTGTCGACAGGGTTGTTCATTCTCTTGTTAAATTTTAGCCAATTGATAAGGAAAAGTCATTGAAAGGTTTATTGTATATCCTCGTGTATTATTGAGGCCTATTATTTTATCAGGTGAAGCTCtttacaaattttcaataaGAGTAGGATTTTTGCTAGTTTAGGTGATAAATGTTACTGTaaatattttcctcattttGGGCTCCCTTGTGGTTTTGGCTTTTTTTATGGTTGTTCAACTGATTCTTGTTAATGTAGGTATTTGCATTTGTTGCCCCTAAAATTATAGGTGGAAAGAATGCGCCAACTCCTGTCGGTGAACTGGGAATGGTTGAGATGACGCAAGCACTAGATTTAATCGATTTTTCCTATGAGCAGGTTGGTGGTGGTTCTGTATGCACTTGACACTACATTTGTTTCACACTGACAATATCTCTTCATTGCCTTAAGTTTGTGTCTGTCTGATTGATTGCATCTTTTTATCATTCatctttccttttaatttttaatatctgtGTGCCTATTGTATTTACTTCTCAATGCTATATAATAACTTACAGGCAAATTTGTTTTAGACTATACTTGTTACTGGCAGCTTGCGGGCTTTAAATCTTTTATCATAAGAAGCATAATTCTATCAATAGAAAAAAGGACACAAGGAAGGAAACTATGTTctttaaaagagaagaaagacaaCCAGAAGCCCAACAACACCCAAGAAACCAATGCACCTGTAACAGCACTTCTGTGGGGAAAGCAAGGAGAGAAAAAATGCCGTCCAACTTTTTAATAGCTTTCTTGTATACTTATTATCCTTAAATATGTTTGTGCTACTTCTTGTCttttattacatattttatatcaattaaatcttaaaataaattaaatcactCCTTTGTACTGGTTATCAGTAAACCTTTTATATAAACTTCAATTGCAACTTAAAAGTCAAATGATAAAATTGGCCACTCTAGAATTTCTATTGTATGCATGATGTGAGGGTATCTTTTTGTctactaaaaaaaatggataaattaGATTTCTGCAAAAGTGCAATCTTCATGAGCAGAGCTAAATGGGGAAGACTACTAGACTTCGGATGGGCTGCAATGAccatgaaatataattataatgcATGTGCTTTGTTTTGAAATTTCTGTCTGCATTTATTTTTGGGTTTGTACTGGTTCTTACTTCTTGCATATGAACTGCAGATTGGACCTGACATGCTTATTAGTGGATTTCTTCAGCCCTTTCCTGATCCTACTCCTGTTATCCCATCAGTGGATGAAACTTATGCAATTGATCCTTCTGTTACTCCTTATGAATCAAGCatcatattcttttataaaacatGGGATCTTTATGGAGCTTTTTCAAACTTCTCTCCTCACCCTATACAAATGCCTGATGAAAATGGTGATTATCAGACCTGGTCAAGCGTAGAGCATTATTACCAGGTTACTACTTTTGCtgcataaattatattattcttGCTGCAACTTTGGTTGAGATATGT
Coding sequences:
- the LOC117913697 gene encoding riboflavin biosynthesis protein PYRR, chloroplastic; the protein is MAASFPSPIICKATTNNNHPHALDSFHVRRAAEIADKSAGFTSPHPNFGCVIATAGKVVGEGYLYAQGTKPAEVQAVEAAGELCRGATAYLNMEPGDCHGDRTAVSALVKAGITRVVVGIRHPLQHLRSHALRAMRSEGLQVDVLGEDLKSKIVEEALKSCLIVNAPLIYRAASRVPFSVLKYAMTLDGKIAASSGHASWISSKESRYRVFELRGRSDAIVVGGNTVRKDNPRLTARHGGGHVPIRIVMSRTLNLPEVANLWDVSSVPTIVVTQRGARKSFQKFLASKGVEVVEFDILNTRDVMEYFYDRGYLSILWECGGTLAASAISSGIIHKVFAFVAPKIIGGKNAPTPVGELGMVEMTQALDLIDFSYEQIGPDMLISGFLQPFPDPTPVIPSVDETYAIDPSVTPYESSIIFFYKTWDLYGAFSNFSPHPIQMPDENGDYQTWSSVEHYYQAHKFVGVNDPVARDFVEDIKSAKSPEEAARMGRTIQRQHPDLVRSDWDAVKIDVMYRALKCKFSIYPHLNSMLLSTAGSVLVEASPHDLFWGGGRDGEGLNYLGRLLMQLRSEFLGESLTSSESSFLAL